The following are from one region of the Chanos chanos chromosome 10, fChaCha1.1, whole genome shotgun sequence genome:
- the nrbf2a gene encoding nuclear receptor binding factor 2a, whose translation MEVMDGPLNRAHQCGRKADRLLAQEKYEEAMACHGEAADLLWKALQITQCEQVQLSLELQRVRHVQQQRQIQESLRRARLSGKPVVNPLKPATSLPPTPPPKTISHPPASPPVRPPMGSKAVKDDKTRLEEQSTAIADLRKLVVLLLVENEHLLAENVRLKLENAHLRREPYVDQQSPHLTLLPQETEPVQNLSVPPLPLLHLPPELQVEIQELWDRE comes from the exons ATGGAGGTGATGGACGGCCCTCTGAATCGT GCTCACCAGTGCGGCAGGAAGGCTGATCGGTTACTGGCGCAAGAGAAATACGAGGAAGCAATGGCGTGCCATGGAGAGGCAGCAG ATCTTCTGTGGAAAGCTTTACAGATAACACAGTGTGAACAG GTTCAGTTGTCACTGGAGCTTCAGAGAGTCAGGCATGTTCAGCAGCAGAGGCAGATCCAGGAGAGCCTAAGGCGGGCTAGACTCTCAGGAAAGCCTGTGGTCAACCCTCTGAAGCCTGCCACTTCACTGCCACCAACCCCCCCTCCTAAAACCATATCTCATCCTCCTGCTTCACCTCCCGTTAGGCCTCCCATGGGCTCCAAGGCGGTGAAAGACGACAAAACTCGCCTGGAAGAACAGAGCACCGCCATTGCTGACCTGAGAAAGCTTGTTGTTCTTCTGCTAGTGGAGAACGAACATCTCTTGGCAGAAAACGTGCGGCTAAAGCTGGAAAATGCGCATCTGAGGAGAGAGCCCTATGTGGATCAGCAGAGCCCACACTTGACCCTTCTGCCACAGGAGACTGAGCCCGTTCAGAACCTCTCAGTGCCACCACTACCGCTGCTCCACCTGCCCCCAGAGCTCCAGGTTGAGATCCAGGAGCTATGGGATAGAGAATAG